The Panicum hallii strain FIL2 chromosome 9, PHallii_v3.1, whole genome shotgun sequence genome has a window encoding:
- the LOC112877418 gene encoding 3-ketoacyl-CoA thiolase 2, peroxisomal-like produces MEKAIDRQRVLLRHLDPAAAPGPAPPAISASACAAGDSAAYHRRAAFADDVVIVAAYRTAICKAKRGGFKDTFAEDLLVPVFKALVDKTKLNPSEVGDIVVGTVLAPGSQRAIECRMAALYAGFPDTVPLKTVNRQCSSGLQAVADVAAAIKAGLYDIGIAAGLESMTVNQVRLDGQVNPKVELFSQARDCLLPMGLTSENVAHRFGITRLEQDQAAVESHRKAAAAAAAGKFKEEIVPVHTKIVDPKTGEEKEIVISADDGIRAGTSLAVLSKLKPAFSKDGSTTAGNASQVSDGAGAVLLMRRDVAMKKGLPILGVFRSFAAVGVDPAVMGIGPAVAIPAAVKAAGLQIDDVDLFEINEAFASQYVYCCKKLELDPTKVNVNGGAIALGHPLGATGARCVSTLLNEMKCRGKDCRFGVISMCIGSGMGAAAVFERGDGVDELTNARGIPSHNWLSKDAM; encoded by the exons ATGGAGAAGGCCATCGACAGGCAGCGGGTCCTGCTGCGGCACCTcgaccccgcggcggcgccgggccccgccccgcccgccaTCTCC gcgagcgcgtgcgcggcggggGACAGCGCAGCGTACCACCGGAGGGCGGCCTTCGCCGACGACGTCGTCATCGTCGC CGCGTACAGGACAGCGATTTGCAAGGCCAAGAGAGGGGGTTTCAAGGATACGTTCGCCGAGGACCTATTGGTTCCTGTCTTCAAG GCTTTAGTAGATAAAACAAAGCTGAACCCTAGCGAAGTTGGCGACATTGTTGTTGGTACTGTCTTAGCTCCTGGGTCCCAGAGGGCAATCGAATGCAGAATGGCAGCATTGTATGCTGGTTTTCCTG ACACTGTTCCTCTAAAGACTGTGAACAGGCAATGCTCTTCTGGCCTTCAGGCAGTTGCAGATGTTGCTGCTGCTATTAAAGCAGGGCTGTATGATATTG GTATTGCTGCTGGCCTCGAGTCCATGACAGTGAACCAAGTCCGTCTTGATGGTCAAGTGAATCCCAAA GTTGAGCTATTTTCTCAAGCACGCGATTGCCTTCTCCCAATGGGCCTCACATCTGAGAATGTTGCACACCGATTCGGCATAACACGACTGGAACAAGATCAAGCTGCT GTTGAGTCTCACAGAAAggctgctgcagctgcagctgctggTAAATTCAAGGAAGAAATTGTGCCTGTTCATACAAAG ATTGTTGATCCAAAAACTGGTGAGGAAAAAGAGATCGTAATCTCAGCAGATGATGGAATCAGAGCTGGTACTTCGCTGGCAGTCCTGTCAAAACTCAAACCAGCATTTTCAAAGGATGGCAGCACTACTGCTG GGAATGCTAGCCAAGTGAGTGATGGCGCTGGGGCTGTCTTGCTAATGAGACGGGATGTCGCTATGAAAAAGGGTCTTCCAATTCTTGGTGTTTTTAG GAGCTTTGCAGCAGTTGGAGTTGATCCAGCTGTAATGGGTATTGGTCCGGCTGTTGCAATCCCTGCAGCTGTGAAAGCTGCCGGACTCCAAATTGATGATGTTGACCTTTTTGAAATTAATGAG GCGTTTGCATCCCAGTATGTGTACTGCTGCAAAAAGTTGGAACTTGATCCTACAAAAGTCAACGTTAATGGAGGTGCAATTGCTCTTGGGCATCCATTGGGTGCTACAg GTGCTCGATGTGTCAGTACTCTTCTCAATGAGATGAAGTGCCGTGGAAAGGATTGCCGTTTCGGAGTGATTTCTATGTGCATAG GTTCTGGGATGGGTGCTGCTGCTGTATTCGAGCGGGGAGATGGTGTGGATGAGCTCACCAATGCTCGGGGGATCCCGTCCCATAACTGGCTTTCCAAGGATGCCATGTAA
- the LOC112876250 gene encoding U3 small nucleolar RNA-associated protein 18 homolog, giving the protein MALGSGRRPPNTSLQFYFPTRRRLVPGTAQPNKPPLPGLRALAIFPPRTSTKAAAAAASPFHAPPPLLPRSTQRRWASARRSSPDRRRHCLSSSDRRAAGAQHCLPFSSGGKMSLISQNTQKRRLEKSGADDGNDEGIGSPVARDGEVGKGTKLKNHNKEKKKKRTKVSEAQQNKEEEEIRQLESSLFGALYTPLEFGTEVAGAVAAPDKDAPLFFTDRSAADGVDDLPIYEEDLAHDEEEDEVVIKGRKPVWIDEEEERTEVDIAKVARLRKLRKEADEHLISGKEYEARLRGQHAKLNPFTGWANMDRKTSIPGASDGESDDEGGVDDILQNNDELVVKDTVKLLPGMLEFSRLVDANIQDPSSGPINSVQFHRNGQLMLAAGLDKHLRFFQIDGKRNPKIQSIFIGDCPVLKASFLPDGSEVILAGRRKFFYSFDLVKAAVSKIGPLTGREEKSLESFEISPDSRTIAFVGNEGYILLISAKTKQLIGTLKMNGSVRSLAFADGGNQLLSSGGDGHVYHWDLGTRKCIHKAMDDGSLAGISLCTSRDSSLFATGSTSGIVNVYKRDDFLGGKRKPLKTIENLTTDVGEMKFNHDAQLLAITSRKERNGMRLVHVPSFSVFQNWPGPRFSLHYPRCLDFSPGSGFLSVGHAGGKVLLYKLHHYQNA; this is encoded by the exons ATGGCCCTCGGcagcggccgccgcccgcccaaCACCTCTCTCCAGTTTTATTTTCCGACACGTCGTCGACTCGTCCCGGGCACGGCCCAGCCCAATAAGCCACCCCTCCCTGGATTACGTGCCCTGGCGATATTTCCTCCCAGAACGAGCAccaaagccgccgccgccgccgcctctcctttccacgcgccgccgccgcttctcccCAGATCGACGCAGCGCCGCTGGGCGTCGGCTCGCCGTTCCTCTCCAGATCGACGCCGTCACTGCCTCTCCTCCTCGGATCGGCGCGCCGCCGGTGCCCAGCACTGCCTCCCCTTCTCTTCTG GAGGCAAGATGAGCTTGATATCCCAAAACACCCAGAAGCGCCGCCTGGAGAAAAGTGGAGCTGATGATGGAAATGACGAGGGCATTGGCTCTCCTGTTGCTAGGGATGGAGAGGTTGGGAAGGGCACCAAGTTGAAGAATCACAataaagagaagaagaagaagaggactaAGGTGTCAGAGGCCCAGCAGAacaaggaggaagaggagataCGGCAGCTGGAGAGCTCGCTGTTCGGTGCCCTTTACACGCCACTGGAGTTTGGCACTGAGGTAGCGGGCGCAGTGGCAGCTCCTGACAAGGATGCACCTTTATTCTTCACGGATAGGTCTGCTGCTGATGGTGTGGATGACTTGCCTATTTATGAGGAGGACTTAGCCCATgacgaggaagaagatgaggtgGTTATCAAGGGGAGAAAGCCTGTGTGGatagatgaagaagaggagaggacaGAGGTGGACATTGCAAAGGTTGCAAGGTTGAGGAAGCTGAGAAAAGAGGCTGATGAGCATTTGATATCAGGGAAAGAGTATGAGGCTAGGTTGCGTGGTCAGCATGCCAAATTGAACCCCTTCACTGGCTGGGCTAATATGGACCGGAAGACTTCTATTCCTGGCGCATCAGACGGTGAATCTGATGATGAGGGGGGTGTTGATGATATCCTTCAGAATAACGATGAGCTTGTTGTCAAGGACACTGTTAAGCTTTTACCTGGGATGCTGGAGTTCTCAAGGCTTGTGGATGCCAATATCCAGGATCCATCGAGTGGCCCTATTAATTCAGTGCAATTTCATAGGAATGGGCAGCTGATGCTTGCTGCTGGTTTGGACAAGCATTTGAGGTTTTTCCAGATTGATGGAAAGAGAAACCCGAAGATCCAGAGCATATTTATTGGGGACTGTCCGGTACTCAAGGCTTCATTTCTACCTGATGGCTCTGAGGTGATCCTTGCAGGCAGGAGAAAATTCTTCTACTCATTTGATCTGGTAAAAGCTGCTGTTAGCAAGATTGGACCTTTGACAGGCCGTGAGGAGAAAAGCTTGGAGAGCTTTGAGATATCACCCGACTCAAGAACCATTGCTTTTGTCGGTAATGAAGGGTACATTCTTCTTATTTCTGCCAAGACAAAGCAGCTCATTGGAACCCTCAAGATGAACGGTAGTGTGCGTTCATTGGCCTTTGCGGATGGTGGGAATCAGCTACTAAGCAGTGGTGGAGATGGGCATGTTTACCACTGGGATCTTGGAACAAGGAAGTGTATCCACAAGGCGATGGACGACGGTTCCCTGGCTGGCATTTCGCTTTGCACCTCCCGGGACAGCTCTTTGTTTGCCACAGGCTCCACCAGCGGTATTGTGAACGTGTACAAGAGGGATGATTTTCTTGGCGGGAAGAGGAAGCCACTGAAGACAATTGAGAACCTTACCACTGATGTTGGCGAAATGAAATTCAATCATGATGCCCAGCTCTTGGCGATTACCTCGAGAAAGGAGAGGAATGGGATGCGGCTCGTGCATGTCCCATCCTTCAGCGTGTTCCAGAACTGGCCAGGGCCTCGGTTCAGCCTTCACTACCCTCGGTGCCTGGACTTCAGTCCAGGCAGCGGGTTCCTGTCTGTCGGACACGCCGGTGGGAAAGTGTTGCTGTACAAGCTGCACCACTATCAAAATGCCTGA
- the LOC112877421 gene encoding inosine triphosphate pyrophosphatase, giving the protein MSAAARVLPKAVTFVTGNAKKLEEVRAILGSSIPFQSLKLDLPELQGEPEDISKEKARMAASQVNGPILVEDTCLCFNALKGLPGPYIKWFLEKIGHEGLNNLLKAYEDKSAFAMCIFSLALGPGEEPITFVGKTAGKIVPARGPSDFGWDPVFQPDGFEQTYAEMPKSVKNEISHRGKALALVKEHFASANYTVQSDGSA; this is encoded by the exons atgtcggcggcggcgcgggtgctgcCGAAGGCGGTGACCTTCGTGACGGGCAACGCCAAGAAGCTGGAGGAGGTCCGCGCCATCCTCGGCTCCTCCATCCCCTTCCAGTCGCTCAAGCTCGACC TGCCTGAACTGCAAGGGGAGCCAGAGGACATATCCAAAGAGAAAGCAAGAATGGCTGCATCTCAG GTGAATGGGCCCATACTGGTTGAGGACACGTGCCTATGTTTCAATGCCCTCAAAGGCCTACCAG GACCCTACAT AAAGTGGTTTCTTGAGAAGATTGGCCATGAAG GTTTGAACAACCTTTTAAAAGCTTATGAAGATAAATCAGCATTTGCTATGTGCATCTTTTCTCTTGCTCTTGGACCAGGAGAGGAACCAATCACGTTTGTCGGAAAAACTGCG GGAAAAATAGTACCCGCTAGAGGGCCTAGTGATTTTGGATGGGACCCTGTATTCCAGCCAGATGGTTTTGAACAAAC CTATGCTGAGATGCCCAAGTCAGTGAAGAATGAAATATCTCACAGAGGGAAAGCTCTTGCTCTGGTGAAAGAACACTTTGCATCAGCCAACTATACAGTTCAGAGCGATGGCTCGGCTTGA
- the LOC112877420 gene encoding shugoshin-1, producing MEAEALVLAPQPAVSPPAASPDKKALAAAPTSALKTRATRRKTLCDITNLSRREPAEVPNESACPAPEKLAQLVKENADLVSLIAERDEIIQLSGTEIQKLRLANWELARTNSQMMAELNLGRNKLKALQHELACSRAALKAKTSELEDVKKAMQRRNIHTQRTQHLGPDKVAQTKDGDVVDPEPASEATRAGSIQRSGNASRKRMLRSRSLGPAASTKLALPKDKETSQRRKSMRVPQPSASSEDLFEIEDVEVAIGSCKIDPDTASGSERAGHQFQRRSSLGRPLRQARERVTSYKEMPLHVKLRRP from the exons ATGGAGGCCGAGGCGCTCGTCCTCGCGCCCCAGCCAGCCGTCTCGCCCCCGGCGGCCTCGCCGGACAAgaaggcgctggcggcggctccGACGTCGGCTCTGAAGACCAGGGCCACGAGGAGGAAGACGCTCTGCGACATCACCAACCTGAGCAGGCGCGAGCCGGCCGAGGTGCCGAATGAATCGGCGTGCCCTGCACCGGAGAAGCTCGCGCAGCTAGTCAAG GAGAACGCGGATCTCGTGAGCCTCATCGCCGAGAGAGA CGAGATCATACAGTTGAGCGGGACTGAGATTCAGAAGCTGCGGCTCGCCAACTGGGAGCTCGCGCGGACCAATTCCCAGATGATGGCG GAGCTTAATCTTGGAAGAAACAAG TTGAAAGCGTTGCAACATGAGCTCGCGTGCTCAAGAGCCGCCCTTAAAGCGAAAACATCTGAATTGGAG GACGTAAAGAAGGCGATGCAGCGGCGCAACATTCACACCCAAAGGACGCAGCATCTGGGGCCTGACAAAGTTGCGCAGACCAAGGATGGAGACGTCGTCGACCCGGAGCCCGCTTCGGAAGCAACGCGTGCCGGAAGCATCCAGAGGTCCGGGAACGCCAGCAGGAAACGGATGCTGCGATCTCGAT CTCTAGGACCTGCGGCTTCGACGAAACTGGCGCTGCCGAAGGATAAGGAGACCTCGCAGAGACg GAAGTCCATGAGAGTGCCACAGCCGAGCGCCAGCTCAGAGGACTTGTTCGAGATAGAGGACGTTGAGGTCGCCATTGGCAGTTGCAAGATCGATCCAGATACTGCCTCTGGCAGTGAGAGGGCCGGGCACCAGTTCCAGCGTAGATCGTCTCTAGGAAGGCCGCTCCGGCAGGCCCGGGAACGAGTCACCTCCTACAAGGAGATGCCTCTCCATGTTAAGCTTAGGAGGCCCTAG